A window of the Odocoileus virginianus isolate 20LAN1187 ecotype Illinois chromosome 20, Ovbor_1.2, whole genome shotgun sequence genome harbors these coding sequences:
- the MARK4 gene encoding LOW QUALITY PROTEIN: MAP/microtubule affinity-regulating kinase 4 (The sequence of the model RefSeq protein was modified relative to this genomic sequence to represent the inferred CDS: inserted 1 base in 1 codon) — protein MSSRTALAPGNDRNSDTHGTXGSGRSSDKGPSWSSRSLGARCRNSIASCPEEQPHVGNYRLLRTIGKGNFAKVKLARHILTGREVAIKIIDKTQLNPSSLQKLFREVRIMKGLNHPNIVKLFEVIETEKTLYLVMEYASAGEVFDYLVSHGRMKEKEARAKFRQIVSAVHYCHQKNIVHRDLKAENLLLDAEANIKIADFGFSNEFTLGSKLDTFCGSPPYAAPELFQGKKYDGPEVDIWSLGVILYTLVSGSLPFDGHNLKELRERVLRGKYRVPFYMSTDCESILRRFLVLNPAKRCTLEQIMKDKWINIGYEGEELKPYTEPEEDFGDTKRIEVMVGMGYTREEIKEALTSQKYNEVTATYLLLGRKTEEGGDRGAPGLALARVRAPSDTTNGTSSSKGTSHSKGQRGSSSTYHRQRRHSDFCGPSPAPLHPKRSPTSTGEAELKEERLPGRKASCSAAGSGSRGLPPSSPMVSSAHNPNKAEIPERRKDSTSTPNNLPPSMMTRRNTYVCTERPGAERPSLLPNGKENSSGTPRVPPASPSSHSLAPPSGERSRLARGSTIRSTFHGGQVRDRRAGGGGGGGVQNGPPASPTLAHEATPLPTGRPRPTTNLFTKLTSKLTRRVTDEPERIGGPEVTSCHLPWDQTETAPRLLRFPWSVKLTSSRPPEALMAALRQATAAARCRCRQPQPFLLACLHGGAGGPEPLSHFEVEVCQLPRPGLRGVLFRRVAGTALAFRTLVTRISNDLEL, from the exons ATGTCTTCGCGGACGGCGCTGGCCCCGGGCAACGATCGGAACTCGGACACG CATGGCA TGGGCAGCGGCCGCTCCTCGGACAAGGGCCCGTCCTGGTCCAGCCGCTCCTTGGGCGCCCGCTGCCGGAACTCCATCGCCTCCTGTCCCGAGGAGCAACCCCACGTGGGCAACTACCGCCTGCTGAGGACCATCGGGAAAGGCAACTTTGCCAAAGTCAAGCTGGCCCGCCACATCCTTACCGGTCGGGAG GTCGCCATCAAGATCATCGACAAAACCCAGCTGAACCCCAGCAGCCTGCAAAAG ctGTTCCGAGAAGTCCGTATCATGAAGGGCCTAAACCACCCCAACATCg TGAAGCTCTTCGAGGTGATTGAGACAGAGAAGACACTGTACCTGGTGATGGAATATGCAAGTGCTG GAGAAGTGTTTGACTACCTCGTGTCCCATGGCCGCATGAAGGAGAAGGAGGCTCGAGCCAAGTTCCGACAG ATCGTATCGGCTGTGCACTACTGTCACCAGAAAAACATTGTGCACCGGGACCTGAAG GCCGAGAACCTCCTGCTGGACGCCGAGGCCAACATCAAGATTGCCGACTTTGGCTTCAGCAACGAGTTCACGCTGGGCTCGAAGCTGGACACGTTCTGTGGGAGCCCCCCATACGCCGCCCCGGAGCTGTTCCAGGGCAAGAAGTACGACGGGCCGGAGGTGGACATCTGGAGCCTCGGCGTCATCCTGTACACACTCGTCAGCGGCTCCCTGCCCTTCGACGGGCACAACCTCAAG GAGCTGCGGGAGCGAGTCCTCAGAGGGAAGTACCGGGTCCCTTTCTACATGTCAACAGACTGTGAGAGCATCCTGCGGAGATTTTTGGTGCTGAACCCAGCTAAACGCTGTACTCTCGAG CAAATCATGAAAGACAAATGGATCAACATCGGCTATGAGGGTGAGGAGTTGAAGCCATACACAGAGCCTGAGGAGGACTTCGGGGACACCAAGCGAATCG AGGTGATGGTGGGTATGGGCTACACGcgggaagaaatcaaagaggccTTGACCAGCCAGAAGTACAACGAAGTGACCGCCACCTACCTCCTGCTGGGCAGGAAGACTGAG GAGGGTGGGGACCGGGGTGCCCCGGGGCTGGCCCTGGCACGGGTGCGGGCGCCCAGCGACACCACCAATGGAACAAGCTCCAGCAAAGGCACGAGCCACAGCAAAGGGCAGCGGGGCTCCTCCTCCACCTACCACCGCCAGCGCAGGCACAGCGACTTCT GTGGCCCATCCCCTGCACCCCTGCACCCCAAGCGCAGCCCAACCAGCACGGGGGAGGCGGAGCTGAAGGAGGAGCGCCTGCCAGGCCGGAAGGCGAGCTGCAGTGCTGCGGGGAGTGGGAGCCGCGGGCTGCCCCCCTCCAGCCCCATGGTCAGCAGCGCCCACAACCCCAACAAGGCAGAGATCCCAGAGCGGCGGAAGGACAGCACGAGCACCCCT AACAACCTCCCTCCCAGCATGATGACCCGCAGAAACACCTACGTTTGCACAGAACGCCCGGGGGCTGAACGCCCATCCTTGTTGCCAAATGGCAAAGAAAACAG CTCGGGTACCCCACGGGTgccccccgcctccccctccAGTCACAGCCTGGCTCCCCCATCAGGGGAGCGGAGCCGCCTGGCACGCGGCTCCACCATCCGCAGCACCTTCCACGGTGGCCAGGTCCGAGACAggcgggcagggggcgggggaggtgggggcgTGCAGAATGggccccccgcctcccccacaCTGGCCCACGAAGCCACGCCCCTGCCCACTGGGCGGCCCCGCCCCACCACCAACCTCTTCACCAAGCTGACCTCCAAACTGACCCGAAG GGTCACAGACGAACCTGAGAGAATCGGGGGACCTGAGGTCACAAG TTGCCATCTACCTTGGGATCAAACGGAAACCGCCCCCCGGTTGCTCCGATTCCCCTGGAGTGTGAAACTGACCAGCTCGCGCCCGCCCGAGGCCCTGATGGCAGCCCTGCGCCAGGCCACCGCGGCTGCCCGCTGCCGCTGCCGCCAGCCACAGCCGTTCCTGCTGGCCTGCCTGCACGGGGGTGCGGGCGGGCCCGAGCCCCTGTCCCACTTCGAAGTGGAGGTCTGCCAGCTGCCCCGGCCGGGCCTGCGGGGAGTTCTCTTCCGCCGCGTGGCGGGCACTGCCCTGGCCTTCCGCACCCTCGTCACCCGCATCTCCAACGACCTCGAGCTCTAA